From the genome of Solanum lycopersicum chromosome 12, SLM_r2.1:
AGCAAAATGGATAAAGGTCAGTGTTGGGCAGGGTGGTTCGGGAGGTGGATTTACGATACTCcaagaaaacaatgaaaagtATTTGGTAAGTGGTTGTTAGATCTTCCACTGTCTGAAGGTTTTTGTGACAATGTCATGGATTACTTAAGGACCTAGTAAACAAGAAATTACATGGTTTAAAGCAAATATATGTCTGAcctttcatttcctttttttctgatttgaCTTAAATTGATTCTTGAACttgttattttaaattctttggACGTGCTAATTTTTCTCTGTCCATTTTCTCAGCCATTAGAGAGCCATGCTGAGAAGTCATCTGAATTGGCTCCTCAACCCAACAAATCTGTTGTGCCTGTTAACAAGACAAATATGCCTTGTTACTTCTATTTCAGTGGCTATTGCAATAAAGGTGAAAGATGTGCATATCTGCATGGACCTGATGATGGTGCAACTGCATGGAAATCCTCAAAAGTAGCTTCTGAGGTCCCTGATGAACCAACAGCTGAGATGAAGAAGACATTTGCAGGAAGTGAAACTGATCTTTCAGCAGTCGAGAGACATCCGAATTCTTCAGAAATGGGGCCCAAGGAAGCAGCACATGAATATGTCAACTCAAAAGTGGATGTTCCTTTGATCACTAATAATGTTGGTGAGCAGAGTGCTTCTCATGAGACGTCAGAATCTCCTTCTGAAGAAGCTGCTGCAGTCGGGTTAGTTCCGTTTGTTCATGCTGAAGGCCTTACCCAAGGAGGATCCTATTTGTCCCCCAACCAGAGCTCAGATGAAGAAGTGGAGGACAACGTGGAGAGAGAGGAGTGGTTAGAATCATCTCCCGGTTTTGATGTTCTTGTTGATGATAGATTAGTAGGTTTGAGTCACGAAGATGAACATAATTATCTGATGCATCATGATATGGAAGACAGGGAGCTTGACGAACGGTTCACTGGGTATgattttgagaaccacctcgAGTATGATCCTGCATATCCAGATATAGGAATTGTGTCCGACGTAGAACAGAAAACTTCTTATTATAACTTTGAGAATCATGAAATGAATGAACGCGTCGGAGAATTTCTTATCCCTGCTCATGGAAGAGAGAGGGTATCTCGTAAAAGAGAATTGCCTAGAGAACTGGCTTTTCGCGGCAGAGACAATGTTGACCTCCGGGACCTTCTGAAGAAGCGACGAGCCCATGAAAGTGATTCTCCAGATCACTTGTCTAGAAGGTTTGACCTGTCTAGGTCGAATGTCCATGAGCAAGGCAGCAGGGATAGGCATCGTCCACAGGGTTCCCGGTGGATACCTCAAAGAAGGGCTTCAAAAGTGGAAAGCAATGT
Proteins encoded in this window:
- the LOC101261394 gene encoding zinc finger CCCH domain-containing protein 32-like is translated as MEEEFKKRFTDCVYFLASPLTCKKGMECEYRHSEMARLNPRDCWYWVAGSCLNPTCAFRHPPLESHAEKSSELAPQPNKSVVPVNKTNMPCYFYFSGYCNKGERCAYLHGPDDGATAWKSSKVASEVPDEPTAEMKKTFAGSETDLSAVERHPNSSEMGPKEAAHEYVNSKVDVPLITNNVGEQSASHETSESPSEEAAAVGLVPFVHAEGLTQGGSYLSPNQSSDEEVEDNVEREEWLESSPGFDVLVDDRLVGLSHEDEHNYLMHHDMEDRELDERFTGYDFENHLEYDPAYPDIGIVSDVEQKTSYYNFENHEMNERVGEFLIPAHGRERVSRKRELPRELAFRGRDNVDLRDLLKKRRAHESDSPDHLSRRFDLSRSNVHEQGSRDRHRPQGSRWIPQRRASKVESNVSFSPRFSNRTRLEGANRLKRLRQSQGSSYRQQHFKDRRRGESRPFANEPPRRRMDSRKRLTDIPETETFSAPKTLAQIREEKRRGREYANSLEGTGPSGGSEKEDFSGPKPLSEILKDKRRLSSVVSH